The following proteins are encoded in a genomic region of Syngnathus acus chromosome 22, fSynAcu1.2, whole genome shotgun sequence:
- the ap5s1 gene encoding AP-5 complex subunit sigma-1: protein MVVAFVIHTVCPIGALAPGESRVLYSRVFGPDEALFQGGQRLQLNAEERRLLSVEKLAVVARQVQSAVSLHREASGHPPVETLPGEEALALQDADTGVLRLRCGDPYLQEVSALWLAVNCLSFVILCEPHENLLLAEGTLRNLARHCLEHLHMLGQGSEILLKSSRVDVLLSRLLPHGQLVFLNHRFAQSLEKDMAAYMHK, encoded by the exons ATGGTAGTCGCTTTCGTCATACACACCGTTTGCCCGATCGGGGCGCTCGCTCCCGGGGAGAGCAGGGTGCTCTACTCACGCGTCTTCGGACCGGACGAAGCGCTCTTTCAGGGCGGGCAGCGGCTGCAGCTCAACGCCGAGGAGAGGCGACTGTTGTCAGTCGAGAAACTCGCCGTGGTGGCCCG GCAGGTTCAAAGCGCCGTCTCTCTGCACCGAGAGGCATCAGGGCATCCCCCGGTGGAAACTCTGCCTGGCGAGGAGGCCCTAGCCCTGCAGGACGCCGACACCGGCGTGCTGAGGCTGCGCTGCGGTGACCCCTACTTGCAGGAGGTCAGCGCACTCTGGTTGGCCGTCAATTGTTTGTCCTTTGTGATTTTGTGCGAGCCCCACGAGAACCTGTTGCTGGCCGAGGGAACGCTTCGGAACCTCGCCAGACACTGCTTGGAGCACCTGCACATGCTGGGACAGGGCAGCGAG ATCCTGTTGAAGAGCAGCCGTGTGGACGTCCTGCTAAGTCGGCTTCTTCCTCACGGCCAGCTTGTCTTCCTCAACCACCGCTTCGCTCAGAGTCTGGAAAAAGACATGGCCGCCTACATGCACAAGTGA
- the cdc25b gene encoding M-phase inducer phosphatase 2 gives MDEFLGCVRPVGTSARSRPDDIPGVSSLPAPDVSYKMAHCRNLFSPASPALHSPVTNLALDMNKLVGLGSQCDTPKRSKHARLEKVCSIASDVSSDAGLGMDLTSPIDALELENSFEKAIQQSSRVHEKMPIRRNNSLPLHLLCFSPPLKGSEPDANRYGVFGQHPVCVDSASSSSSRDNKENIPKECFEFKKPNQPVARTRLRSLSNASPKDTLAQRPNSAPALMVSPSFARQLPFSDDSPLFLRCSTLTSLNDDDDGFLDAMDAMDDNMENSNDMPQGMTNLLTAPLVADSLGPDSPVIRCRPRSLFRSPSMPSPSVSRPCAKRPDCPGDDNTPIQVKRRRSLARSEVTTEDVHSPKKTCPLLPRSKSFCHMEIDKVLDRNDDGTAEFIGDFSKPYALPTVHGKHQDLKYITGETVVAAMKGEFSYLVDRIIIIDCRYPYEYDGGHIKGALNLYLEDEVEDFLLQTPVVPLCPDKRIIVMFHCEFSSERGPRMCRYVRERDRSMNDYPKLHYPELYVLKGGYKEFFPLFQMQCEPESYRTMMDEDFREDLRNCRLRSRSWAGERSKRGMYSRLKKL, from the exons atggaTGAATTTTTGGGCTGTGTTCGTCCCGTCGGGACCAGTGCGAGGAGCAGGCCTGACGACATCCCCGGTGTTTCTTCGTTGCCTGCGCCGGACGTGAGCTACAAAATGGCCCACTGCAGGAATCTCTTCTCCCCGGCATCACCCGCGCTTCACTCGCCTGTCACCAATCTTGCACTGGACATGAACAAATTGGTGGGACTCGGGAG TCAATGTGATACACCGAAGAGGAGCAAGCATGCACGCCTGGAAAAGGTGTGCTCCATCGCCTCGGATGTCTCCTCCGATGCTG GCCTCGGCATGGATCTCACTAGTCCCATCGATGCACTGGAACTGGAGAACTC GTTCGAGAAGGCCATTCAACAGTCCAGTCGAGTGCACGA GAAAATGCCCATCAGGCGAAACAACTCCTTGCCG CTTCATCTCCTTTGCTTCAGTCCGCCCTTGAAGGGATCCGAACCAGATGCTAACCGCTACGGAGTTTTTGGCCAGCACCCCGTGTGTGTCGACTCTGCCTCCTCATCATCTTCGCGGGACAACAAGGAGAACATCCCCAAG GAGTGCTTTGAGTTCAAGAAGCCCAACCAGCCCGTGGCCCGCACCCGACTGCGCTCGCTCAGCAATGCCTCCCCGAAAGACACTTTGGCCCAGCGCCCCAACTCGGCGCCGGCCCTCATG GTGTCACCTTCCTTTGCGCGACAGCTGCCGTTTAGTGACGACAGCCCGTTGTTCCTTCGATGTTCCACCCTCACGTCACTcaacgatgatgacgacggtTTCCTGGATGCGATGGATGCGATGGACGACAACATGGAG AACAGCAATGACATGCCCCAAGGGATGACCAACTTGCTCACAGCGCCCCTCGTGGCCGACAGCTTAGGACCTGACTCG CCTGTGATCCGCTGTCGGCCTCGCAGCCTTTTCCGCTCGCCATCGATGCCTAGTCCGTCTGTGTCGCGCCCCTGCGCCAAGCGTCCCGACTGCCCCGGAGACGACAACACGCCCATTCAGGTCAAGCGGCGTCGCAGCCTGGCGAGATCCGAAGTCACCACGGAGGATGTCCATTCCCCCAAGAAG ACTTGCCCACTGCTGCCGCGATCCAAGTCCTTCTGCCACATGGAGATCGATAAAGTTCTGGACAGGAATGACGACGGCACGGCGGAATTTATTGGTGACTTTAGCAAA CCCTACGCGCTGCCAACGGTGCACGGAAAACATCAGGACCTCAAATACATCACGGGAGAAACG GTGGTGGCGGCGATGAAGGGAGAGTTCAGTTACCTCGTGGACCGAATCATCATCATTGATTGCCGTTACCCATACGAGTATGATGGCGGACACATCAAG GGTGCCCTGAATCTCTACCTGGAGGACGAGGTGGAGGACTTCCTGCTACAGACTCCAGTGGTGCCTTTGTGCCCAGACAAGCGCATCATCGTGATGTTCCACTGCGAATTCTCGTCGGAGCGCGGACCGCGTATGTGCCGCTATGTGCGCGAGCGGGACCGCTCAATGAACGACTACCCTAAGCTCCATTACCCCGAACTCTACGTGCTCAAGGGGGGCTACAAGGAGTTCTTCCCCCTATTCCAG ATGCAATGCGAGCCCGAGTCGTACCGCACCATGATGGACGAGGATTTCCGCGAGGATTTGAGGAACTGTCGCCTGAGGAGCCGCTCATGGGCCGGCGAGCGTAGCAAGCGGGGCATGTACAGTCGCCTCAAGAAGCTGTGA
- the noto gene encoding homeobox protein notochord, with protein MQIPSSRATGAFGGYSVRNYAPAQPKPKSFTIDALLAKPDECNSERASPGLPYPAALHVGTGLTYAPCPYNMLPAGYSAVYCCPPFPYQASCRGAFYAQAASMPKVHALKAKGGKSKRMRTSFTSEQLSRLEKEFARQQYMVGSERFLLASALQLTEAQVKVWFQNRRIKWRKQSLEQQQAKLAKLGLATTTPPKSPGSQGHADEEEEEFSDSDVDVDVSDDAHEPC; from the exons ATGCAGATTCCGAGCAGCAGAGCCACGGGAGCTTTCGGCGGATACTCGGTGCGTAATTACGCGCCGGCGCAGCCCAAGCCCAAGTCATTCACCATCGACGCGCTACTCGCCAAGCCAGACGAGTGCAACTCGGAGCGGGCGAGTCCGGGGCTCCCTTACCCGGCCGCACTGCACGTCGGCACCGGACTGACCTACGCGCCCTGCCCGTACAACATGCTGCCCGCCGGCTATTCCGCCGTCTACTGCTGCCCGCCGTTCCCCTACCAGGCGTCCTGTCGCGGTGCCTTTTACGCGCAAG CGGCGTCAATGCCCAAGGTGCACGCGTTGAAAGCCAAGGGGGGCAAATCCAAGCGCATGCGCACCAGCTTCACCAGCGAGCAACTCTCCCGCCTGGAGAAGGAGTTCGCCCGGCAGCAGTACATGGTCGGCTCCGAGAGGTTCCTGCTCGCCTCCGCCCTGCAGCTCACGGAAGCGCAg GTGAAAGTATGGTTCCAGAACCGTCGCATCAAATGGCGCAAGCAGAGtctggagcagcagcaggccaAGCTGGCCAAGCTGGGCCTAGCCACCACCACCCCGCCCAAAAGCCCCGGATCTCAAGGCCACGCTgacgaagaggaggaagaattCTCTGACTCTGACGTGGATGTGGATGTGTCCGATGATGCCCACGAGCCTTGCTGa